The segment ATGATCAATATGAAAATGATTGATATGTTCCAGGGTGGTGAGACAATATATCATAGTTTTGATTCCACGGTAGATTATCCACATAACTACTATCCATAGGAGTTTCTTAACAATCTAACCCCTAACGGGCTGCCTCCACATGTCTTGAAGCTCAAGCTCAGGTGTCATGTCAAATTGCTTAGGAATATTGACCCTGCCAATGGGCTATATAAAGGAACAAGGCTGGTGGTGTGGGGGTTCCGAAGAAATACAAACGACACTGAAATCATCGTGGGGTAACATGCTGGGAAGCGGGTATTCCTTCCTCGAATACCGCTATACTCATCTGATGATGAGATGTTCCTGTTCCCATTTAAGAAGAAGCAGATTTCTATCAGAATGAGCTTTGCCATAACTGTCAACAAGTCACACGGCCAACCTATCCCAAACATGAGTGTGTACCTACCAATGTCAATGTTCTCTCATGTCAGTTGTATGTTGCGATATCTAGAGCCACGTCAAGAACTAATATTAAGATTCTTGCTCTCCCACCTAATGTGGatgcaccggaggaggaggccaAAAAAGGAGAGGAAAAATACTATAAAGGATATCAAACAAAAAAATAAGaataaatcaaataaaaaaaaataaggaTAAGAAGACCCTAGTAGTAGATGGAACTTTCACAAAGAATATTGTATTTAAGGAGGTTCTAATGCCATAGACGAGGTAACATTACATTACTAACATATAAATACATTTTTTCATTCAATTTATATTGCACAAATAATATCTCACTAACATCATATTTGTTGTTGTTCCTGGGTATTTTCAATTGGCTTATCAGATTCTACACGGAGTGTTATATACACACTTATGTGATGGCATAATGATATTTTGAGTGTTTGTTCATAACATTTTGTTTTGTAACCATTCATAACTATTACGCGTGTATGTTCTCAAAACTATGAGTTTTGTCTACTTTCCTCACTTTTCTCATGTATCAATGTGGGCTCAACTCAATTAGCACCTACATAattacaaacataaattactCAAATGTGTGACAGGATGATACGGAGATGTGGCGAAACTTATTTGTTGATCTAGTGGCACATAAAAGAAAATATCGGAGATATCTTTCTGCCGATATTAAATATTATCTTAGTCGATTCATGGAAAGATATATAAAATAGAGTTTGTGAGCATGTGACACCATGTTCTCCGTAACTGTTCGATTTCACAAACATTGCTTTTTTGAGATATTGTCACTTTAATATTGGTATTTAAGGTTTACAGTATTATTATCGTGAGCATGTGACACCATGTTCTCCGTAACTTTTTGATTTCACAAACATTGCTTTTTTGAGATATTGTCACTTTAATATTGGTATTTAAGGTTTACAGTATTATTATCGTGAGCATGTGACACCATGTTCTCCGTAACTTTTTGATTTCACAAACATTGCTTTTTTGAGATATTGTCACTTTAATATTGGTATTTAAGGTTTACAGTAGGCCCgtctcagtgggggtttcaTAGCGTTGTTTTCTAAGACTGTCATGTCAcgtgaaatgaaatgaaacttgAATGAAATACACATTCTCAACGAAGAGTTTCATTTTATAGTTTTCATAGGCATTTAATTCTAAGACTTAATCGACCAagagagttttatttagatgaaacccatttcttctctcttcttaaatacatcGCCATGTCGTCAAAAAAGTCTATGTGGCAATCAATTTAATGTAAATGAAACTCACATGAAACTTCTATTGAGACTGACCATATTGTGAGATCTGTGTGTTTTAAATAGAAAGTATTAGCTATCTCATGGCAACATACAAGCACGCTACCTAGTAAATCTTAAAGAAATGAAACTCATTCTTATTAAAAAATTGGATAAATTGATTGTTCAACTAATCAAACTGTCAACTAAAATTTTGAACAGGTTGTTGTTAGCAATTGCAGGCAACGACTGCAATATAAAAAATCGAGATGTCTCTCCTTATAATTATCGACGAACAGACCAATCTTCAATACATTGGTGACTATAACTCTTAATTAACAACTTTAATCATATATTagaattatatatttttatggacACTCAAAAGAAAATCAAGCTCAATATTTAACTATAACAACACATAGATAATATGAAAATTAAAACTATAATATTTATTTCTAAATATTTTGTGGTTCACCATGGTGGAAGAGAATCAACCAAGGTCGTAATTTAATTTGAAATAGGATATTATCATATCACTACAATAAATTATGGacttgtttttttaaaaaaattaaacatAAATAGATACATATCATCGTCTTTGTTGTTTAcgattagttttttttattctATTGGAACACAGAATTATACTTACTATTATACTTACTATTAGTTTAATATTAAAGAGCGATGGACTTTTCTGTTCTGCTTTTTTTTTACTTCTCAAACTGCTCTATCCATGTTCACATAAGTAAAAATAACTCATGTTTATTCAATATAATACAAAAGTTTTGTTGCAACACGTGGTTCTGTTCACCTGTCTTACTAATcatacaattttaattttaataaataaatagtattataataaattagcgaaTAATATTTCATCTATAACTTTTCAGCTAAGTAAACAAACAATAAAAAAATTCTTAATAAGGCAACGCGCACATGGTATCTCGCAGCATAAAACACTTGTTCCAGCAAATTTCATGTGGCGAGGACAGTCCCTGCTGGAATCAACTAACCGAAGTACCAAACCCAATTTTGGAAAAGCTCGTCATCCCCGTGTCTCTGGCATGTGGGCCTCGCAAGGATACGGGACATCCGAGACCATTCGAACCCAGAAAAAATCGCGCAATTTTATTTTCGTCCTCGCCCGCTTTCTCTGACCGACCGGAAAGGCGCCGCCCAAACAAACGCGGAGGAAGAAGGGGAACTCGCCGCCTAGGGTTCCGCCGCCGCCTACTCTTCCGCCGATCAAGAAGCGGGAATCATTGCGCGATGCCGCAGTCGGTGCTGGTGGAGCGCGCGACGAGCGAGTCGCTCATCGGCCCCGACTGGTCTCTCAACCTTGAGATCTGCGACATCCTCAACCACGACCCCTCGTGAGCGCCTTTTCCTCCTGCTCCTTTTTGTCGTCGTTTCCTTCGCGCGTTGTTTAGCTGCCGGCGGCGACTGGCAGGGCCTCAGCGGTAAAGTAGGTTTAACAGCGAAATTTTGTTGTGATTGGGGCCATGGTGCCGCGAAATTTTGTTGTGATATCGTAGCCATTCTTTTGGATTGGCAGCTGGGTTGATGCTCTGCGGTAAAGTAGGTTTAACAGCGGGGTGCTGTTGATGATCAGTCCAGTTGGCCCTCTCAAACTCAGGCGAGGTTCTTTTTTGTGTTGTGGTTCTATTACTTTGTTCATCGGACATAGCAACGAGAGGGGATTGTTTTAACTAGGTGAAGAAATAAAATTGGTTGTCTCCCTATTTATGGTTAAATTTTCAGGCTTTGGAATATTTCAATAACTGTTCCTGGGAGAGCTGTATCTTGTGGTGGTGCTAGAAGCTTTTAGGAGCCCTGGCAATCTttgttatataaaaaataaaaatatttacttAGCAAAGTACAGTGAGCTTCTttgatactccctccattccaaactgTAAGTCGTTTTGACTTTTCTATGTACATAGTTTTTGCTATGCATCTAGATGTATGTTATGTCTAAATGCATAGTAAAATCTAtgaatctagaaaagccaaaatgagttagaatttggaatggagggagtacaaagaAAATTTTCTTTTGAACTTCGTTGATGAACCTGGCCGGCCGCCTGGGTGGCCAGGCCATGGCTCCACCACTGCCTGCATCCTGCATGTTGGACATTATAGTGAAAGAGCGAGCTTGTCCACTTTTTGCCCTCACTAGACCATAAATATTAAAAAAGAGCTGGTACCACATACTGACGGTTATTGATGACAGAGTGTCTCCTTCATTACACCTAAAGATTTTCTTCTGGATAATATGAGTTACTAATCTGAATGGTTATGAGAATATGAGATAATGATTCAAACAATCACGTGCTCAGTATAGTGACTGAAATGCTATTTGGCAGGATTCTAGTTCCATCTCGGATTTGAAGTCTGTAGGTTCAGATAAAGTGGCTCAAGTCATTTCAGTCTAAAGTGGAATGATAAGGCTCACCCAAATACCCCCTGCTCTACCCCCAGCTTTGCTAGCTCCACAAAATTTTGGAGCTAGGGACACTAGCTGGAGCTCTGCTAAACGGGCCCTACCTAAAGATGACAGTATGATAGGAAGTTGAAGCATGGAGTGGTAGAAACAAAACATGCAATATTTGAGCAACCATGGAGTTCTAGTTATTATCCTGGAACTGTCTCATTGTAATCTTATGGTGACAGCTGGGAGATATGGAACTCTTGATCTATTGCTAAAAGTTGAACTTTATGTGTATGCTTTGTGGATCAATAGAAAAGGAGTGGGTAGCATTGATTTTCTGAAGCTAAGGAGTGATGCAAATAACAATTACTCGAGTCTGGAACTTGAATGAAGCATTATTTTCTCCTATGGTGCTGTTAGATTGTGTGTTCAGGTTTGGGATTGGGGAAGGGCTGTAATGTTCTCTAGTGGCGTCTTGTGAATATTTCATAGTGAAGCCAAAGATGTAATTCAGTTTTTTCTCACACTTTCATATTTCACATAGGCAAGCCAAAGATGTAGTGAAGACTATCAAGAAACGGATTGGGCACAAGAACTCGAAGGTCCAGCTTCTTGCATTAACGGTAAATACTATTCTGCAATTGGTTTAATATCTTCTGTTTGCATATGAACCATTAGTTGCCATTTTGTCATGTACATGGCAGAGTAGCCTTCTCTATTGTGCATATGTTCATAAAGATGAAAATTTGCATGCATCTTTCAGCTTTACTTCATTATATTGGTCGATCAATGGCTCATTTATCCCATAAGTAATTACATCTATTCTAGCTCTGCTAATGATTTCAGTTCATTTAGTTGGCTAGCATGTAAATTCTGATTTAACAGGTGTGATCAGCAAATTGATGGTAGTTAAATAGGACAATTGTTAAGATAGCGACTACAAATATGATATAGCTAAAAGACATTTGTGGAGGCTGCAATCAGCATCTACTTGTGTTCTATGGCTTCTGCATTATCAAGGATGATTCAGTAGTATTCTAGGGCTTTTGCATTAATGATAACTAGAAGCATACCACACGCTTTGTTGCAGAATTGTGGGTGGTTTAGAATGAAATTAGGCTACATATAGAAAAAGGGATAAACTACTATGAATTAATGTTGGTGTATGATGTGGCACGTTGATGTGGACAGCTAAATGTTTGTTAGTGGATGATGCGTCTTGCTGATGTGGATATCACAATTGCATGTGCTAGTGAGTTGTAATTACATGTGCTAGTGGACTGTTGTGATGGACATCTTGCATGTGGAGATAGATGTTAGTGTGATTTAAGATTATAAGAGAGATAGATATCGATAGATAGCTATAGATTGGTAAAGGCCATGTTTGTAGGACTGATTGTTGTTGGAATTGTGTAATCATTAATATAACTTTgttattctttgttttattaAGAAAATTCTCTGGCATTTTAAAAAGCGATACTGTATGACAAGAAAAAATTGACAGGGATAACATATTGTTCTATGTAATGTAACTACGTTTATTATCTCTAGAACGTTAGGCTTCCTGTTTTACTGTTTTATCCTAGATTATCCTCTTTGATCTGTCACAGCATACACCCGTTCTCCCAGAGATACGTAATcgaacaatgttagtttctgaAATTTAATCTGTTGGGGCTGTTGTTCATACTTCAAACTTGAAAGCAGGCAACAGTTTACTCAGTAAGCTTGTACTAAGCTACTACTGttgtttcccttttctttttcagTTGCTGGAGACCTTGATTAAAAACTGTGGTGATTTTGTTCATATGCAAGTTGCTGAGAAGGATATACTTCATGAAATGGTGAAGATAGCTAAGAAGAAGGTGCAAGTGCCTTTTAATATTCTCCTGTGTCATTCTTACCTGCCACTTCGACATGGACATGCATATTTGAATCCCTGGCAAACAAATTTCTGGGCTTTTGTTTCTGAGTAACCCTATTCAGTAATAAGAATAACGTCTCATCTGTTATTTCGTGCGATCTGTAGCCTGACTATCACGTCAAAGAGAAGATACTAATTCTGATAGACACTTGGCAAGAAGCTTTTGGTGGTGCCCGTGCAAGATATCCCCAGTATTACGCAGCATATCAAGAGATGCTGGTAAATGTTTTCACATTTTGTTTTCATGCATAAATTGCGACCATATTTTATAGCATTATATGTGGTCTCAAGTACTAACAAACAAAAAGTTTATTAGTAGAAAGTGGTGTTTGTTTCACCATCTGGAACATTGCAATAGCACAAATAAATGGAACATGTTCCTGGTTTAGCTACTTTACCTagtgttttcatcatcttcaaaGTGTTACTTTACCTAGTATATTTATAGCACTAAACTCAGAACTTATCGTACTTTTGATTTGATTTATCAGCGTGCTGGTGCTGTATTTCCTCAAAGGCCGGAGAGTACCGTGCCAATCTATACTCCTCCACAGACACAGCCTCTAAGGAACTATCCGCCTTCTGCATTGCGTAACACTGATTATCGACAAGATGTGCCTGAATCCTCTTCTGCACCAGAAGTGCCTGCATTAAGGTACTTTGCTTTTCTTTACCCCATCCATGGAATTGATGTTAGAACTAATGCAGTAAATGTGCATTATCTGTGGGATTACAGTTATAACAAAATTGAGCATTCTCATGCCTTCCTTCTCCCTACATATGGTGCAGCCTACCAAAGGATTTTAAGGTCATTGGGATTATATTTGCAGAATATTTGTAGTTTCAGCTCCCATTAAGATTATTTCTGAAATTGGTAGGTCTGTAATAAAGAGAATATACAAGAGAATATGCATGGATATTTTTTATGGCAGTTCAAATCTGTGAATTTCTATTTATATTGCATAAACTTTCCATAGCttttctatttttctttctATACATTGCAGCTCATCCCTTCTGTGGACCAGTTCTATAAGGTTATAATTGAATCATTGTTATGATTAGCCgtgccttgtttatttgatgaatTTCCTTTCTAAAGGAAGTTTGAAAATAACATTATGTCTTTCTATTGCCAGCTTGACAGAAATTCAGAATGCACGTGGGGTCATGGATGTTCTTGCAGAGATGTTAAATGCTATTGATCCTGGTAACAGAGAGGTATTTTCTACCTTGTTCTTGCTTACCCTTGGTAATTACGCACGTCTAGTAAAATCATGAGATGACCTTCCCATTTTCCTTGAGGATTTCTTTCCTTGAAAACTGGATTCTATGTTGACATGTTCCAGATTGTTCAACTGGACCATGCAGTTCCAGAAGTTCTAGTCATCCCTGGATTTCTAAATAGTAGTCAACATGCAGGGTCTAAGGCAGGAGGTTATTGTGGACCTTGTGGACCAATGCCGTTCATATAAGCAAAGAGTGGTGCAACTTGTCAATTCAACGTCGTAAGTCACTGCTTTATGTTATGTTTTTTCAACCAGTATATAtacaaactaaatgaaattaatTGTTGGAAACTTAGGATATGGATTTGAACCACCAAACTACTCTTTTATGTTTGTGTACCTGAACTTAACAGGGAGAAataaaattttgttcagctgaaATCCATTATTGGCAGGGAATTGACACAACCTTTTTTTTCTTAATAATAATGTATTATGGACTATAGTGAAAATATAACTATTACTACTTTTTGTGAAAGCTGTCGTATGCTTTGTTTACATGGTACACCATATATTCttttctactccctccattccaaattgtaagtcattagaGCTTTTCTAGTTatagcttttgctttgcatcAAATATACGCTTTGTGTAGGTGTGGCCAGTTGGAGTCATCGAGCAAACAAAGCCTTGCTCTACTTCTACTTCCTTTGAACTGGATATTCAAAACATGTTTTACTGTCATCCTTTGAATTTCCTGTGCTTGTTTTCATGTAAGAGTGGAATAGTTTCTAATTCTTTCCATACATTTAATGGCAACAGGGACGAGGACCTATTAAGTCAGGGCCTTTCATTGAATGATGATTTACAGCGTGTTTTAGCAAAACACGATGCAATTGCTGCTGGCATAGCCGTTCGAGTAGAAAAACCGAAATCAGTCCCGGCCCGCGCAGACAGTTCACCAACGAAGCCCGAGCCGACAAAGGAGGCAGACCAAAGGTTGTGTTGTGTCCTCACATGTTACTCTAGCTGAAATAATCCTTTAGCTGATGAGGGTTTAGTAACCCTCAAAAAAGTATCTTAGAATTATTCTTTGACTGACTTTTCCTATTAACACTATGAACCTGTCAGGTCTGCTAAAGTTGCCAGTAGTGTGACTCCATTTGAGCAGTTAGCACTTCCTGCACCACCATCATCAAGTGCTTCAAAGTCTCATGGAGAATCAGCTGTTACCCCAAATATTGACTTACTTAGCGGTGATGAGTTCTTCAAACCAGAACCTGTTCATTCCCAAGCTCTTGTTCCTTTAGTGACTCAGCCTGCAGCTTCAGCTTCTTCAAGCCCCAGTACTTTAGACCTTTTAGACATGTTTTCAGATAGCAATGCTATCAATAACACCAGCCAGAACCCTACCATACCTTCTGTATCTAACACAAATCCTAATCCATCAGTACAAGCCTATCCTTCTCCACAGCAACCTGTTCCACCACACCATCCTTCACCATATGCTAATGGGTTAAATTCAGATACAATGACACCCTATGATCAAGGCTCTAACTTAACCTCAGCAAGTTCATGGAATGGACAGTTTGCCCATGGAATGATTCCACCACAGCAGGCACTGAATTATggtactaacactgtctctttTAATCTAAGCTTCTAGTATGTACAAGTATCTTAGTATTACTTTTGTTTGTTCTATTAGTTTGTCCCTAGAGTGTTAAAAACAGAGCTAGGTATTGTTTTATTCCCTAACCTTTTTCTGGATCAGATTACAGTTGCTGTGTCTATGCTTCTCTTATTTCCTAATATTTCAAGCTTTTGTGCCATAGAACTGTGATACAGTTTACAAAATCAGCACAATTTACATGAATGCTAAAGAAAGCATAAGATAAAGTTTAGCATCAAGCAGATTAAATTTTCTGTTTGTGAAGTACTTTTATGTAGATTTTTTGTTTCTTACATGTAGAAGTTTCCATCCTCAGATAGTCAAACTCTTGGCGATTGGTCCTTGACAGGTCAAGTTGAACAAAGCAACGACCTTCCACCACCACCCTGGGAAGCTCTGCCTGCAGAAACTGAGCAATTAGAAGCCGACCATCCTGGTGGGTTGTCAGCTGTGCCACAATTTGGAGTTACTCAACCCCAGCCAGTCCAAATTACACATCCTGGGCAGCAACTGTTACCATCGCAACTAATGCCAAGTGGACAACCAGGAGGGCAGTTCCAGCCTAGACTTGGGGCTCAACAACCATATGCTACACAAAATACACAGTATGGAGGAATGTATCCGCCAGTGCAAGGCAACCAACCAGCAGGTATTTATCCCCAGCAAATGGCTGGAGATGTCTACCAGCAACAGATGTTTAGTGGCCAGATGACAGGCTATGGCTATGGTCAGCAGCCTGGAGGCTACTACGTTCCGAACGCCGCATATGCATATGCCAGTGCAAATGATCTTTCTCAGAGGATGAATGGTCTCTCGATGCAAGACAACAGTCTGTATGGCACACCCGCGCCGTCTTCCCTCCAGCAGCGTAACAGGCCAAGTAGACCTGAAGATTCGCTCTTTAGTGATCTTGTTAGCATTGCCAAAACAAAGCCTAGTAAATCTGCGTCCAACAAGGCTGGTAACTTGTAAAGATGAGTCGGTGCTTACAAGTTCCATATGGGGGTACCTTCTCATAGTATATAAAttcttggatttttttttacttATTTGAAAGTGGTAGGCGAGATTTGTAGATTCTGAGATTGATAGCGATTGTTTTTTCAAGAAAAAGTTTGTTTACCATCATTCTGTAGCCTTAATGTCTTGTGTACATATAAATGgagggaaaaagaaaaaagagaggagtcCAGTATGCTGTCTCTCCTGGTAATTCTGGCATCGGACTTCTGAATATCAGACCCTGTTCCTGGTTTTGCTTGGGCCATTGTTGCGTCAGCTGCCTCTCTGCATGCATGAGTTGTGCCTCGTCTCCCTTCTCTCTGCATGCATGAGTTTTGTCGCGTCTCCCTTCTCTCTGCATGCATGAGTTGTGCCTTGTCTCCCTTCTCTTTGCATGTATGACTTGTTTGCATGCATGACTTGTCTTCCTCCTTTTCCGACGGCTGTTAGGTTTGAGTTTTGTGGCATTTCTATGTCCAACGAATAGTTAACAGGCAGAGAGTTAGCCAACATGATGTCGCCAAGAGGTCTGCATCATCCCTATTCAGCATGAGTTGTGCCTCGTCTCCCTCTCTGCATGCATGACTTGTCTTCCTCCTTTCCGCTGACTTGTTAGGTTTGAGTTTTGTGGCTTCACCCTATCCGATGAATAGTCAACAGGCGGAGAGTGAGGTGACAAGGTGCTGCCAAGTGGGCGACGATGGACATCAGTAGGCAGGGATGGCCATGGGGCCAAGAGGTCTACTTCATCCCTATTCAACTGAGATTAGCGGAGGGTCGAGGCTAGCCGAAGGTGGTGTAGGGTTGGTGGGTGGTATGGCTGGCAGTAGGCTCCATTGGTCGTCAGTGGTGGGTGAGGTTGGTGGTAGATGGTGAAGGGTTGGAGAGTGGAGGTCGATGAACCCTTCAGTTCGGATTAGTGGAGGGTGGGGATGGAAAGGTGGGGGTAGGCAGCGTTGGTCGAGGACACGGCGTAGACAGAGGCCAAGGCATGGGCTGGAGTAACGGCTTGAGGCAAACGAAGAGGAAAATGCTTCAAAGGAAGACGAAGAGGCGAAGTCACAAAGGAAGTGGAAAGATTTTGCGCGCCGCAACTGTTATTGACGTGTAAACATTGATTAAGGGAGTCGTTGTTTCCATGGCCCTAGAACGAGAATGGCGGAGTCACGGAGGGAGAAGGAAAAAATTCACGTGCAACTATTAGGGATGTGGGAGTGttgattagggccttgtttgtTTGGGCCAGGAATGACCGGGTTCGGGCCAATCCCCATGGATCACCCCGGCGTGAAAGCAATCTCGACACATGATTATTTGTTTGTTCGTTTAAGCCTCACATGGTTTGTAACCCAGCCTAGTTTGGTCTTTCCCCCTCGTCCCCACCCAGAACGAAGCCCAACCTCTAGTGTCATGGAAGAGATCCTGTCACAGGCTGTGGAGGGAACGAGGGACATGTGAAGCAGTGGCAGCGGTGCAACACGATGTACGCGTATTGGTTGAAGCGCGACATGCTGGCGACGACGAGGGCGTCTGTGACGTGACCCTCTCCTCCCCGATGTCGATCTCCTCCAACAGTGCTTTCTCACTAGTAATCCTCTTCTATTCTCTGTTTCTCTTGCATCTAGGGTTCTTGATTT is part of the Sorghum bicolor cultivar BTx623 chromosome 10, Sorghum_bicolor_NCBIv3, whole genome shotgun sequence genome and harbors:
- the LOC8085373 gene encoding TOM1-like protein 1 isoform X2, with the translated sequence MPQSVLVERATSESLIGPDWSLNLEICDILNHDPSQAKDVVKTIKKRIGHKNSKVQLLALTLLETLIKNCGDFVHMQVAEKDILHEMPDYHVKEKILILIDTWQEAFGGARARYPQYYAAYQEMLRAGAVFPQRPESTVPIYTPPQTQPLRNYPPSALRNTDYRQDVPESSSAPEVPALSLTEIQNARGVMDVLAEMLNAIDPGNREGLRQEVIVDLVDQCRSYKQRVVQLVNSTSDEDLLSQGLSLNDDLQRVLAKHDAIAAGIAVRVEKPKSVPARADSSPTKPEPTKEADQRSAKVASSVTPFEQLALPAPPSSSASKSHGESAVTPNIDLLSGDEFFKPEPVHSQALVPLVTQPAASASSSPSTLDLLDMFSDSNAINNTSQNPTIPSVSNTNPNPSVQAYPSPQQPVPPHHPSPYANGLNSDTMTPYDQGSNLTSASSWNGQFAHGMIPPQQALNYDSQTLGDWSLTGQVEQSNDLPPPPWEALPAETEQLEADHPGGLSAVPQFGVTQPQPVQITHPGQQLLPSQLMPSGQPGGQFQPRLGAQQPYATQNTQYGGMYPPVQGNQPAGIYPQQMAGDVYQQQMFSGQMTGYGYGQQPGGYYVPNAAYAYASANDLSQRMNGLSMQDNSLYGTPAPSSLQQRNRPSRPEDSLFSDLVSIAKTKPSKSASNKAGNL
- the LOC8085373 gene encoding TOM1-like protein 1 isoform X1, coding for MPQSVLVERATSESLIGPDWSLNLEICDILNHDPSQAKDVVKTIKKRIGHKNSKVQLLALTLLETLIKNCGDFVHMQVAEKDILHEMVKIAKKKPDYHVKEKILILIDTWQEAFGGARARYPQYYAAYQEMLRAGAVFPQRPESTVPIYTPPQTQPLRNYPPSALRNTDYRQDVPESSSAPEVPALSLTEIQNARGVMDVLAEMLNAIDPGNREGLRQEVIVDLVDQCRSYKQRVVQLVNSTSDEDLLSQGLSLNDDLQRVLAKHDAIAAGIAVRVEKPKSVPARADSSPTKPEPTKEADQRSAKVASSVTPFEQLALPAPPSSSASKSHGESAVTPNIDLLSGDEFFKPEPVHSQALVPLVTQPAASASSSPSTLDLLDMFSDSNAINNTSQNPTIPSVSNTNPNPSVQAYPSPQQPVPPHHPSPYANGLNSDTMTPYDQGSNLTSASSWNGQFAHGMIPPQQALNYDSQTLGDWSLTGQVEQSNDLPPPPWEALPAETEQLEADHPGGLSAVPQFGVTQPQPVQITHPGQQLLPSQLMPSGQPGGQFQPRLGAQQPYATQNTQYGGMYPPVQGNQPAGIYPQQMAGDVYQQQMFSGQMTGYGYGQQPGGYYVPNAAYAYASANDLSQRMNGLSMQDNSLYGTPAPSSLQQRNRPSRPEDSLFSDLVSIAKTKPSKSASNKAGNL
- the LOC8085373 gene encoding TOM1-like protein 2 isoform X3, with product MPQSVLVERATSESLIGPDWSLNLEICDILNHDPSQAKDVVKTIKKRIGHKNSKVQLLALTLLETLIKNCGDFVHMQVAEKDILHEMVKIAKKKPDYHVKEKILILIDTWQEAFGGARARYPQYYAAYQEMLRAGAVFPQRPESTVPIYTPPQTQPLRNYPPSALRNTDYRQDVPESSSAPEVPALSLTEIQNARGVMDVLAEMLNAIDPGNREGLRQEVIVDLVDQCRSYKQRVVQLVNSTSDEDLLSQGLSLNDDLQRVLAKHDAIAAGIAVRVEKPKSVPARADSSPTKPEPTKEADQRSAKVASSVTPFEQLALPAPPSSSASKSHGESAVTPNIDLLSGDEFFKPEPVHSQALVPLVTQPAASASSSPSTLDLLDMFSDSNAINNTSQNPTIPSVSNTNPNPSVQAYPSPQQPVPPHHPSPYANGLNSDTMTPYDQGSNLTSASSWNGQFAHGMIPPQQALNYGQVEQSNDLPPPPWEALPAETEQLEADHPGGLSAVPQFGVTQPQPVQITHPGQQLLPSQLMPSGQPGGQFQPRLGAQQPYATQNTQYGGMYPPVQGNQPAGIYPQQMAGDVYQQQMFSGQMTGYGYGQQPGGYYVPNAAYAYASANDLSQRMNGLSMQDNSLYGTPAPSSLQQRNRPSRPEDSLFSDLVSIAKTKPSKSASNKAGNL